In the genome of Anabaena cylindrica PCC 7122, the window GCTTAGTGAAGTATGTGTTTTGTAATTCGCGTTGGGTGCGAGTACGAGTTAGGCTAGGAACACAAGCGGTAATTTTAAATAAACGAGCCATATTTTTCAAATCTCCTGTATCGTTTGCAGAAACTTTTTATCTCAAAATTTGGAGTGCAAATCTTAAATTATTCTTTCCAAGGCTGGAAATCAAACGTCAATACCAGACAGTTAATACTCACAATTAATAAGCAATAGAACTTTCTAGCACTCACAATTGATTTCCAGACCTTAATAAAGCCGCACCTAAATTATTAAGTGCAAACCTAACTCCTAGCTCAAGCCAGAGGAGATATAGTCGAAGTAAACGCCCATTTCTTTACCAGCGTCAGGACCAACCAAACTAGCGGTTACTTCCTTCATTGCTTGGATAGCTTGAACGGTAGCGCCTACGGGTACACCCAAGGAATTGTAGGTTTCTTTCAAACCATTCAATACACGCTCGTCAAGGATGGAAGGATCGCCAGCCAACATAGCGTAGGTAGAGTAACGCAAGTAGTAATCCAAGTCACGGATACAAGCTGCGTAACGACGGGTGGTGTACATATTACCACCGGGACGGGTGATATCAGAGTACAACAAGGACTTAGCTACAGCTTCTTTTACGATCGCAGCAGCATTAGCGCTGATGGTTGTCGCTGCACGAACGCGCAGTTCACCAGTAGCGAAGTAGCCTTTTAGCTTTTCTAGAGCAGCGGTGTCAAGGTATTTACCTTGAACGTCAGAAGAATTAATTACAGAGGTAATTGCGTCTTGCATTGTTGTTATTTCCTTATTTCTAAATTGCAATATTTCAGTTTCAGCAGGTAAACAGCTTCAACCTACTGCATTGCACCAACAACGTAGTCGAAGTAAGAACCAGCTTCACTAGAGTCTTCAGCAGACAACAAAGTAGCAGCAACGTTCTTCATAGCGGCAACGCCACCAGCAACAGCATCAATGGGAGTACCCAAAGATTTGTACATTTCACGTACACCAACGATACCGATTTCTTCGATGGGGGTAACATCACCAGAAACGATTCCGTAGGTAACAAGACGCAAGTAGTAGTCAAGGTCACGCAGGCAAGTAGCTGTCATTTCTTGACCGTAAGCGTTACCACCGGGGGAAACAACATCAGGACGTTTTTGGAACAGTTGGTCGCCAGCTTGCTTAACAATGCGTTCGCGGTTTTCGGTCAATACTTGAGCGATGCGAAGACGGCTTGCACCACCAGCAACAAAGCTCTTGATGCGATCTAATTCACCGGGGCTGAGGTAGCGAGCTTCTGCATCAGCATTCACGATAGCTTTCGTGACGATACTCATTAATGGATTCCTCCAAAACTAATGAAACCAGAATTTAATTAAACTGCGGACATTGCCTAGCTCTACAGAGACGGAGATTCTTGCTTTACGGGGAGTCCGATGACTTTACCCACTTCTAGCGAGTATTTACCGTGTGTCTTAAAAGCAGGTATGACTTCAGTTGGTCGATAATAGCTTTGCATCTCAAATACATTGCTAGTCAGATTGACTGAATGCAATTAAATAAGGTGGAAAACTCACTTACCTTCCGGAAAACATTGTCCGGCATTATGTTGAGCATTTATTACTGCTCTTAACACTTTGTAATATTAATTTTCAGATTTGCTCTTTTTGTGAGGGTCTGAAAATGGGTAAAAGGCAATAAGCAAAGGGCAAGAGGTGGAAATTAAATTTTTCCCATTACCTATTACCCATCACCTATTACCAATTACCTACCTGTTACTAGGACGGCCTGTTAAAACAGCAGGAGACAGACTAGACCAGGATTGTTTCACCAAGTCAGTTTCTGCCTGTACACTACCCAGGTAGTTACCTGCTGGTAAAGATGGGTAGCGATTGTAAGGTACAACATCTTCACCAAAGTACCGAGCATACTCAGGGCTATTCACCATTGCTTCTACAGCCGCTCTCAAGCCACTATCAGCCAGCAACTTGTTGTACTGACGGATTTCGCCTTGTGTAGCTGGTGCGCGACCCAATAGGTGACGGAATAGGAATTCAATCACCTTGGTGTTGGGATAGGGTGTGTAGAACCGCTTGCGATAGATTTCTGAACTAGCTAGTTCGAGAACAAATTCACGCACGGTAATTTCACCGTTACGCAGTTTGCTATCTAATTCACTGCGACGGAAATAATCAGGAACTTGACCGCTAAATACGTCCATGACCTGACAGTAAATAGCATTAATGACCTGATTGGTTTCTGGGGAATTTGTACCAGTGGTAGCGCGGTAAATGCGGGCTGGTTTGCGGCGACTTGTACCCACACCAACTTCTACAGACTGACCACGACCGTCATTGAATGAACGACCCAACTCAATGAACAAGGGCTTACTCTTGTCCATTTGTTTAGCTTGAGCCGCCAAATCTGCGATCGCATTCGCTAACATTGGCGTATTCTCAGTCTTAATCCGAGGCTTCACAGTTTCAAAGCTAGGTACAACCAAATCATCATTTTGCTTGGTTAGCTGGTTGTAAAGCTTCTCCGTATTGGGGAAGTTAGCCGCTGGTAAGGTTGGGAAACGACGATAAGGAACAGTATCCTCACCAAACACCTGCCGATACTCAGCACTATCCACCATCTCGCTAATAAAGGCACGAATACCTTGAGTAGCTAAAATCTGGTTATATTTACGGATTTCCGCCTGATTAACAGGGGCGCGACCCAAGAAATGCTTAGTACCCAACTCAATTACTTTCGTGTTGGGGTAAGGTGTGTAGAACTCCTTCAAGTACAGGTTAGAATAACCCAAACCTTGAATAAATTCCTTAACAGTAATTTCACCGTTTACCAACTTACTTTCTAAAACCGTAAATTCGTTCTTAGAAATATAAGGCGCAATATCGCGTTCAAAAATCTGACGGTAAGCACCGCTAATCACGGTTTCAGCAGCAACCTTGTCATTCTTAACCGCTGTTAGCTTGAAGACCTTCGTTTGCTCACGTTGCTTGCTAACACCTTGGTTCATGCGGAACTCAATATCTGGCTCAGTCCGCATTTCTGTGACTTCACCCAATTCCACAAAACGAGGAGTTACTTCCTTCTCAACATTCGCCAAATCCTCACGAATTGTACCCACGCGCAATTGACGCAAAGACACACCCGCAGGAGTTAGATAGCGTTCGTAAGGAACTGTATCTTCACCGAAAGCTTCACTATATTCAACGGTATCAATAATGGCATCTACCAAGGCATAGAAACCTTTCTTGGCGCAGATGTCAAAATACTTGTTGTTTTCTTGACGACCGTAGGTAGGACGACCAAGCAAGCGACGGTGAATATACTCAACCGCTTTACAAACATAAAGCGAAGTCCAGTACATCTTGCGGAATAAATCCGACTTAGCCAACATCCGCACAAACTCGCGGACAGTAATGTCACCATTTTCCAGCTTAATTTCTGCAAGTTTGAGGCGTTGACCTTCGTAAACATCACGACCAAAAACTTGTAGATAAGTAGCTTTAATTACCGCTTGGGTAGAACTTTCTGAGAACTTAACACTTGCACCCTTAGCAGCTTTTTTGCCAATAGTTCCAGGAAGTTGGTCTAATTTGAACACCTTAGCACCCAAACTACTAGGAGCTACACCCCGTGCTTTAGGATTGCTAAGTTGGTTATTAATACCAGGCCCTTGGTGAATCAAAATCCGGCGGGTATCCTTACCAAAAGGCGCAGGACTGCTGCTGGGGTTGCGAGTTTCTTTCGGGAAAATCGCCCCAAACTGAATTTCCAAGGGGTCATTACCAGAACCGTAAGGATGTTGGTCAGGTAACGGCTGTTCGTAAGCAGCAAAGGTAGTGATGAATTGAGGAACTTTACGGAAAGGCGCACTGTAGTTAAATAGGTCTTGCTGTGGTCCCCAGTTACGACACTCTTGGGCTTCTTGACCCAGACCCCGAATGTAGGGGACTGTTTCTTCACCAAAGTAATCGCTGTATTCATCAGAGTCTACCAAGGCATTTACTAAAGCTGGTAAACCACCTTTGGAAACAATGGAAAAGTATTTTTGCACTTCTTCCCGGCTGCTTGGCCCCCGTCCTAAAATGTGACGGAAAGCTAATTCAATTACCCGGCTGTTAATAAAAGGCTGATAAAACTGTTTTTGGTAAAGGGGAGATTTGGCTAAACGACGAACAAACTCCTTCATAGAGATATCGCCATTTTTGACCTTAGATTCCAAATCAGATATCGACAAGCTATAAGCACGGGTAATATCGCGCTCAAAAATTTGACGGTATGCTGCTTTGATCACTTCTGTCTTTTCACTAGAAGACAAACCAGGCTTCATCGCGTATTTAGGACGACGTTCTGCTGCATTAAAATAAATTTGCGGCAGTTGTAAACCTTGTTGGTCGCTTGAAGGACGTTGACGGACTTTTGTGGAAGGTGTGGGTGCTTGGAATTCTGTCAGCAACACATCCATGTACTGAGTCACAATCTCCGTCGCCACAGGATCTTTGCGGAAGTAAGACAGGGAAGCTGCTTTAATCTCCTGCAAAGCGACGATGGTTGCTTCACCAGAACAGGCATTTTCAATAATTTCCCGTAACCCTCTGGTATTCACAGAGATGATATTGGGGTCGCCAGCGACAATCGCATAGGTAGCATAACGCAAGAACCAGGATAAATCCCGTAAGCTCTTGCCCATGTTGCTAGGGCCGTAACGAGCAACGTTAATTGGTCTAAAGCCGGCTGGTACAGGTCCCCCAGCAGATGTGTTAAAAATTGAGCGCAAGTTTTCTAGAAACCCGCCACGACTTTCAACGTAGGTGACAGTTCCTAGCATCATGCCCTCTTGGACATTACTACCACCACCAGCCATTGCCATTTCTCGCTCTTGGGGCTTTTCTAAAAAAGCCATTGGCGAACCGCCGACAAAAATCCGGTTAGCAGCACGAGATACAATAATCTCAGAATTCTCTGTGAGAATCTGGGCAATTTCTAAACGCTTTGCACCAGATGCAAAATAACTTCCCAGTTCACTAAGTTCCCCTTTTCCCAAAAAGCGGTCTTGTTGTTCCGCTTGGGAAATGGTAGCTACTGGTAAGGTTTGATATAGTTGCGGACGCGCAACGGAGCTTCCACCACTTGCCTTAACACTCATTGGATTTCTAAAACTCCTATCAATAAGTCTATGTGTTAAGTCTGGGTTGCTTTGAGGCTTGACGCTCTTGCGTGTTTATGCGTTAAGAGTACTGCCTACAAAACTGCCAGTAAATTAACTAAGTCAATTTTTAGATTAGAACGTTTTGCGTTTACGCTGTTGCTTTATTAAGAAGTATGTCGAATCTGTAATCTAAATCTGCCCGTCGGAACAAGTACATACTCTAGACGATCTGTGGAATGTTGATTTTTTGTATCATGACCCTACATAATGACCATCATATTTTGTAGCAAAAGTATTACAATTTAATATTTTTTAATATAGACTCACCGATTAAGCGAGAATATATCAGCATTAATTCTGATTGTAAGAGAAAAATCCGTGTAAATACGATTTAATATTCATCTTTCCAACTTTTTTATAGAAGGAATCTATATTTTATTGAGAATAGAATTAAATACAATTAATTCAATGTAGAAAAAAGACAAAACTATGCAAAGTATGAACGTGCAATCGCTTTTATAGTTGTATCCAATTATTGATTGTCTAGTTTGTGATTAATGTTATAACTAATTTGGACTTAATAAGAGTAAAAATATCATGATATTAGCTATTAAAAATGCTCTTTCCACAATTGCACCCAAGTTAACTTATGATGTGTTGATTGAAAATCAAGAAGATGGCACTGTCAAAGCTACATTGTTAAGCTTACCAGAATTTCAAGGTTTGGGTGCGACTAAAGAAGAAGCATTAAATAATCTAATTCAACTTTTTCAAGCCAGAAAACCAGAAATAGTAACTTTAGAAATTGAAGCACCGAAAATAGAACATCCTTGGATAAAATTTGCAGGAATGCACAAGGATAATCCTTTTTTTACTGAAGCAATAGAATATATAGAAGATGAAGGTAATGCTTGGGATGTGCTAGAGGCATTAACAGGAACTATTGAAGCACCAAGTGATTGGTCAAGTCAACATGATCACTATTTATATGGTACTTCTAAACATGACAATGAGATCATAGAATGAATCTCAAAACACAATATTTTTAGCATTTTATTTCTTGACCTCATTTACTTGTAGTCTTGTCAAAGGAGGACGTTCTGCTACCGAAATACCACGAGGTTCTTCTATATGATAATTTATTTGATTAATAACACTTTCTTCTAACAGATCATAGATAAAATGATGAGGGTTTTTACGCTTTATTAATTCTAAACCGTGACGATAAACTCCACACGCTGATACATCATTTAAAATCCGATTGTGAATAATTCTTGTCCATTCAGGTGCAGTTATCATTAATTGAGGCACAACATTAATAAATGCTGTAATTTGTTTTTCCATATCAAAAGATTCCAGAAAATGAATTAAGCTAAACATCACTTCTGGCTGTTGACATTGATCATCTAAAATTAGATGATAGGCAGATAAATTATTTTCATCAGGATTTTCAGCTATTTCAGCTAAAGCATTTTCAAAATTTGTAACTTGTTCTTCTGTTTTGCATTAAGCGATTTTCTTGCAAGGTTGCCAATAAATTATTTTGATTCATTGTTTTGTCCCTTATTTCTCAAAAATCCATGGCCAAGTAGATTTATTCTGTCTGATTAATGTTTGCAAACTTTCCCTGATTTATCTATTATACAAACCTTGACGACGATAAATACAACGTACATCCCAAATTTCTTGTGCTAATGCTTCTCTGGACGATAGGTTTAAATTAGGGCGTTTACCGTAAGACATTGTTTGCCGATGACGACCTCCTTTTCCTGGTGATAAATGTTCCATCATAATGGCATATCCTTGATCTGTTGTATAACCTGGAACTTTGGCTTTCATAAAAGCATCCGCAGGTATATGATGAGGTTTGAGGTTATCACCTCTATGTCCCTGTTTGATTAAGTCTCCATAAGTGCCTACAATTCCTTCTCCTGGAAGCAGTTGAGGTTGATTATTAATAATCTATTTACTCCTGTTTAGCTATTTCTATTATTTAGTATTTTGATTATAAAGGAAGTCGGGTAATAAGTAAATTGTCTGAATCAGGATATCCAGGATTAGAGGATTAACAGGATGTTTTTTAGGAAATATATGTTGTAAATAATAGAAAATATATTTTTCTCTAAATCATAATTTATAATCATTAAATATTCACAGAAAATCTACAAATTGCAATCCTGTACATCCTAAAATCCTGGTTATCCTGATTCAGACAACCACAACAAATAATCTACAAATAGTGAAAATGTAACTTTACCTATTTGTTAATAACTAAAAACTTAAGAGGAATATTATTAGCTTCCCAGTATTCCTTGGCTGAATTTAAAAATGTTTGTTTGCTATTATTTTTTTACCATCAAGATAAAAAAACTTTTGTTTCTGGTTGTGCAGCTATTTGTCCCACTGTTTTATGGATGTTTTGTTTAATGTTTATTGGTAAAGTATTGAGAATGTTATTCATATATTTATTAGTAGGAAAATATCTGAATCAGGATACTCAGGATTAAAGGATTAACAGGATGATACAATAGATTATTGTTAATAACATCCTGTTAATCTTCAAATTTTGTCAATTCTGATCCAGACTATGATAATTCCCAAATCCTAATAGTACCGTCACCATTAGATGCAAAATGTATAAATTAGATTTTATTTGTTAATACATAGCTTAACAGTAGTATTATTACGATTATTACGTAATCAATAGCTATAAACAGGGTCTAGCATTGCTAAACCCTTACGAATATAGAGAATTTCTCTAATCAATCTTTGCCCTAATACCCCCCATCCGCTAAACTCAGAAGTGCTGCGTTAATCCTGATCATGTCCGACTCCCAAACCGTAAGTGCTGCTGTTGCGAAACTCTACGATACCTATCCATTCCCCCCAGAACCGATACTTGATGAACCACCCCCTGGTTATAATTGGCGTTGGAATTGGTTAGCCGCTTACAACTTCTGCACGGGGAGAAAACCACAAAGGCAGGATATCCGCATTTTAGATGCTGGTTGTGGTTCAGGTGTGGGGACGGAATATTTAGTACATCTCAACCCCCACGCGCAGGTAGTCGGTATTGATTTAAGTGCTGGTACATTAGAAGTTGCTAAAAAACGCTGTCAAAGTTCTGGTGCTGACCGTGTAGAATTCCATCATCTGAGTTTGTATGATGTGGAACAGCTACCAGGAGAATTTGATTTAATTAATAGTGTCGGTGTATTACATCACTTACCAGATCCGATTCGCGGTATCCAAGCTTTAGCGAAAAAACTCGCACCTGGTGGTTTGATGCACATTTTTGTGTATGGGGAATTGGGACGCTGGGAAATTCAACTCATGCAAAAAGCGATCGCACTCCTCCAAGGTAACAAAAAAGGCGACTACCGCGATGGAGTTCAAGTTGGAAGACAAATATTTGCTTCCCTACCAGAAAATAATAGAATTGTTAAACGTGAAACAGAACGTTGGGCAATGGAAAATCAGCGGGATGAATGTTTTGCGGATATGTATGTACATCCCCAGGAAACTGATTACAACATTGATACACTATTTAAATTAATTGATGCTTCCGGGTTAGAATTTGTGGGTTTCTCTAATCCTGGATTTTGGCAATTAGAAAAGCTTCTAGAAAAAGCACCAAATTTAATTGAACGAGCAGAAAAATTGAGCCAAAGAGAGCGTTATCGCCTGATAGAATTACTAAACCCAGAAGTCACCCATTACGAATTTTTTCTCAGTCGTCCCCCCCTAAGCAAAACCGACTGGTCAGCAGATAACACATTATTAGCAGCAACCCCCGAACTTAACCCTTGCATAGATGGTTTCCCTAGTCAATGTTTATTTAATTATGATTACCAAATTGTTAACTTGTCACCAGCCGAGTTTGAATTTATGCAAAAATGTGATAGTCATGCCACAGTGGCTGACATTTTAGCCCAAATCGAGCTAGACTTAAACGGAGTCAGACATCTCATCAAACAACAACTACTCTTACTAACCCCCGCTTCATGAAAGAAATCAGTAATAAGTAATTCTGTTGCCAATGACCAATGCCAAGAAGTTAATTGTTTTTTCCTAAAGTATTGTTACCGGATCGTGATATGATTCAGCTGACTGAATGTGCAGTCATCATATTCCGCTTTACTGGTTTCAAGTCCTGTGAGCTTGTCAGAAGAATCAATTGCACCGACTCCGACAACCCAACAAGATGCTCAACCTGGTTTTGAAAACACAGAACCAGTAGACTCTTCCATGCAAGACTTCTATCAACTCTATCAGGAGTTGTTAGTAATCACACTTGTTCTGACAGGGGTTATTTTCATCTCTGTATGGATTGCCTATTCAGTAAACATCGCCCTGAATTATTTATTAGGAGCGTGTGCAGGTGTGCTTTACTTGAGGATGTTGGCAAAAGATGTTGAGCGTTTGGGCAGAGAGAAACAATCACTGAGTAAAACTCGGTTAGCTTTATTAGTAGGAATGATTCTACTAGCCTCGCGGTTGGATCAACTGCAAATACTGCCCATCTTTTTGGGATTTCTCACCTACAAAGCCACGCTCATCATCTACGTAGTTAGGGTGGCGTTTATCTCTGACTCACCCTCTGGGTTGGCAGCAGATCCTGGGGAAAACCCCCCCAAGACCGAGCTAAATCACCCTCTGGGTTCGCAGTAGCTCCTGGGGGAAACCCCAAGACCGCACTGAATTACCAAAACTGCGGCAACCTTAACAAGGCTCCTCCTCTCCAGGTAATATTGGAGAAATGATTGAATTGGAAAGAAAATGCTGAATTTTCTGAATTTCTACTCTGTTCCACTTGCCGAATTGGAAGTGGGAAAACATCTGTACTGGCAAATAGGTAACTTAAAGCTACATGGCCAGGTGTTTCTCACTTCATGGTTTGTTATTGGTGTGCTAGTACTGGTTTCCGTCTTGGCAAGCAGTAACATCAAAAGAATTCCCAGTGGGCTACAGAACCTGATGGAGTATGCCCTGGAATTCATTCGAGATTTGGCTAAAAACCAGATTGGCGAAAAAGAATATCGCCCTTGGGTGCCATTTGTCGGCACTTTGTTTTTGTTCATTTTTGTGTCAAATTGGTCAGGGGCGCTAGTTCCTTTTAAGCTAATTCATCTGCCAGAAGGTGAGCTAACCGCACCAACAAGCGACATCAACACAACGGTTGCCTTAGCTTTGTTGACATCCTTAGCGTATTTTTATGCTGGGTTCAGCAAAAAGGGTTTAGGGTATTTTGGCAACTACGTGCAACCAGTTTCGTTTATGTTGCCATTCAAAATTATTGAAGATTTCACCAAACCCCTGTCCCTAAGCTTCCGTTTATTCGGTAACATTTTAGCTGATGAACTGGTGGTAGGAGTGCTAGTGCTGCTAGTACCCTTGTTCGTACCTTTACCAGTAATGGCCTTGGGACTATTTACCAGCGCCATTCAAGCACTAATTTTTGCCACCTTAGCTGCTGCTTACATCGGTGAAGCGATGGAAGATCATCATGGTGGTGAAGAGCATGAAGGACATCATTAAGTCCTTCAGAAAATAGTCACGTTCAGGTGACAGTTGACAGAAAACTAGTGACAGTTGACAGAAAATAGTCAACAGTGAACAGTAAACGGTCAACAGTCAACCCGAAACTGACAAACGACAACTACAAGACCCATTCGACTCAGTAAAGAAAGGAAAAAATATCATGGATCCATTAGTTTCTGCTGCTTCCGTTTTAGCTGCTGCTCTTGCTGTTGGTTTGGCTGCAATCGGCCCTGGTATTGGTCAAGGTAACGCAGCAGGACAAGCTGTTGAAGGTATTGCTCGTCAGCCAGAAGCTGAAGGCAAAATTCGCGGTACATTGCTGTTGAGCTTGGCATTCATGGAAGCGTTAACCATCTATGGTCTAGTAGTTGCTCTAGTACTACTGTTTGCTAACCCCTTCGCATAATCAGTCATGAGTGCTGAGTAACGAGTGCTGAGTAAAAACAAGTTAAGAGTTGGGAGTTTAACAAAGATAACTCAAAACTAGTAACTCAGGACTCAGTACTCAGTACTCAGGACTCAGCACTAAAATAGTAGATAGGAATAAGCAAACATGACACACTGGATCACCTTATTGGCTGTAGAAGAAGTTGCCAAAGAAGGGGGTTTGTTTGATCTAGATGCTACCCTGCCTTTGATGGCAATCCAGTTTCTAATCTTAGCCCTAATATTGAACGCAACTCTTTACAAGCCCTTGGGAAATGCCATTGATGGACGGAATGAATACATCCGTAGCAATCAATTAGAAGCCCAAGAACGTTTGTCGAAAACAGAAAAATTGGCACAGCAATATGAGCAGGATCTAGCAGGAGCTAGACGGCAAGCACAAACAATAGTTGCTGAAGCTCAAGCCGAAGCTCAAAAAATCGCTGGTCAGAAAATGGCCGCAGCGCAACAGGAAGCCCAGGCACAACGAGAACAAGCCGCTGGAGAAATTGAGCAGCAAAAACAACAAGCTTTAGCTTCCTTGGAAACACAAGTTGATGCTCTCAGTCGCCAAATGCTAGAAAAGCTTTTAGGAGCCGATTTAGTTAACCAGCGCTAACTCACAAAATAGTTATTGGTCATTAGTCATTAGTCATTAGTCGTTAAGTAAGACAACTGATAACTGAC includes:
- the apcB gene encoding allophycocyanin subunit beta; amino-acid sequence: MQDAITSVINSSDVQGKYLDTAALEKLKGYFATGELRVRAATTISANAAAIVKEAVAKSLLYSDITRPGGNMYTTRRYAACIRDLDYYLRYSTYAMLAGDPSILDERVLNGLKETYNSLGVPVGATVQAIQAMKEVTASLVGPDAGKEMGVYFDYISSGLS
- the apcA gene encoding allophycocyanin subunit alpha produces the protein MSIVTKAIVNADAEARYLSPGELDRIKSFVAGGASRLRIAQVLTENRERIVKQAGDQLFQKRPDVVSPGGNAYGQEMTATCLRDLDYYLRLVTYGIVSGDVTPIEEIGIVGVREMYKSLGTPIDAVAGGVAAMKNVAATLLSAEDSSEAGSYFDYVVGAMQ
- a CDS encoding phycobilisome rod-core linker polypeptide — its product is MSVKASGGSSVARPQLYQTLPVATISQAEQQDRFLGKGELSELGSYFASGAKRLEIAQILTENSEIIVSRAANRIFVGGSPMAFLEKPQEREMAMAGGGSNVQEGMMLGTVTYVESRGGFLENLRSIFNTSAGGPVPAGFRPINVARYGPSNMGKSLRDLSWFLRYATYAIVAGDPNIISVNTRGLREIIENACSGEATIVALQEIKAASLSYFRKDPVATEIVTQYMDVLLTEFQAPTPSTKVRQRPSSDQQGLQLPQIYFNAAERRPKYAMKPGLSSSEKTEVIKAAYRQIFERDITRAYSLSISDLESKVKNGDISMKEFVRRLAKSPLYQKQFYQPFINSRVIELAFRHILGRGPSSREEVQKYFSIVSKGGLPALVNALVDSDEYSDYFGEETVPYIRGLGQEAQECRNWGPQQDLFNYSAPFRKVPQFITTFAAYEQPLPDQHPYGSGNDPLEIQFGAIFPKETRNPSSSPAPFGKDTRRILIHQGPGINNQLSNPKARGVAPSSLGAKVFKLDQLPGTIGKKAAKGASVKFSESSTQAVIKATYLQVFGRDVYEGQRLKLAEIKLENGDITVREFVRMLAKSDLFRKMYWTSLYVCKAVEYIHRRLLGRPTYGRQENNKYFDICAKKGFYALVDAIIDTVEYSEAFGEDTVPYERYLTPAGVSLRQLRVGTIREDLANVEKEVTPRFVELGEVTEMRTEPDIEFRMNQGVSKQREQTKVFKLTAVKNDKVAAETVISGAYRQIFERDIAPYISKNEFTVLESKLVNGEITVKEFIQGLGYSNLYLKEFYTPYPNTKVIELGTKHFLGRAPVNQAEIRKYNQILATQGIRAFISEMVDSAEYRQVFGEDTVPYRRFPTLPAANFPNTEKLYNQLTKQNDDLVVPSFETVKPRIKTENTPMLANAIADLAAQAKQMDKSKPLFIELGRSFNDGRGQSVEVGVGTSRRKPARIYRATTGTNSPETNQVINAIYCQVMDVFSGQVPDYFRRSELDSKLRNGEITVREFVLELASSEIYRKRFYTPYPNTKVIEFLFRHLLGRAPATQGEIRQYNKLLADSGLRAAVEAMVNSPEYARYFGEDVVPYNRYPSLPAGNYLGSVQAETDLVKQSWSSLSPAVLTGRPSNR
- a CDS encoding Imm30 family immunity protein, giving the protein MAENPDENNLSAYHLILDDQCQQPEVMFSLIHFLESFDMEKQITAFINVVPQLMITAPEWTRIIHNRILNDVSACGVYRHGLELIKRKNPHHFIYDLLEESVINQINYHIEEPRGISVAERPPLTRLQVNEVKK
- a CDS encoding class I SAM-dependent methyltransferase, with protein sequence MSDSQTVSAAVAKLYDTYPFPPEPILDEPPPGYNWRWNWLAAYNFCTGRKPQRQDIRILDAGCGSGVGTEYLVHLNPHAQVVGIDLSAGTLEVAKKRCQSSGADRVEFHHLSLYDVEQLPGEFDLINSVGVLHHLPDPIRGIQALAKKLAPGGLMHIFVYGELGRWEIQLMQKAIALLQGNKKGDYRDGVQVGRQIFASLPENNRIVKRETERWAMENQRDECFADMYVHPQETDYNIDTLFKLIDASGLEFVGFSNPGFWQLEKLLEKAPNLIERAEKLSQRERYRLIELLNPEVTHYEFFLSRPPLSKTDWSADNTLLAATPELNPCIDGFPSQCLFNYDYQIVNLSPAEFEFMQKCDSHATVADILAQIELDLNGVRHLIKQQLLLLTPAS
- a CDS encoding ATP synthase subunit I — its product is MSLSEESIAPTPTTQQDAQPGFENTEPVDSSMQDFYQLYQELLVITLVLTGVIFISVWIAYSVNIALNYLLGACAGVLYLRMLAKDVERLGREKQSLSKTRLALLVGMILLASRLDQLQILPIFLGFLTYKATLIIYVVRVAFISDSPSGLAADPGENPPKTELNHPLGSQ
- the atpB gene encoding F0F1 ATP synthase subunit A, whose product is MLNFLNFYSVPLAELEVGKHLYWQIGNLKLHGQVFLTSWFVIGVLVLVSVLASSNIKRIPSGLQNLMEYALEFIRDLAKNQIGEKEYRPWVPFVGTLFLFIFVSNWSGALVPFKLIHLPEGELTAPTSDINTTVALALLTSLAYFYAGFSKKGLGYFGNYVQPVSFMLPFKIIEDFTKPLSLSFRLFGNILADELVVGVLVLLVPLFVPLPVMALGLFTSAIQALIFATLAAAYIGEAMEDHHGGEEHEGHH
- the atpE gene encoding ATP synthase F0 subunit C — encoded protein: MDPLVSAASVLAAALAVGLAAIGPGIGQGNAAGQAVEGIARQPEAEGKIRGTLLLSLAFMEALTIYGLVVALVLLFANPFA
- a CDS encoding F0F1 ATP synthase subunit B'; translated protein: MTHWITLLAVEEVAKEGGLFDLDATLPLMAIQFLILALILNATLYKPLGNAIDGRNEYIRSNQLEAQERLSKTEKLAQQYEQDLAGARRQAQTIVAEAQAEAQKIAGQKMAAAQQEAQAQREQAAGEIEQQKQQALASLETQVDALSRQMLEKLLGADLVNQR